Proteins co-encoded in one Haladaptatus sp. ZSTT2 genomic window:
- a CDS encoding DNA double-strand break repair nuclease NurA has protein sequence MTLDPVHFDGIADLARRIEQDVDASDHRAFAETVWNEFLDPLWDGNTKVLEPLDEVARKRVDIADVALCDDRFPTCHGIDSGTINPTTFKNGLVIDVAQAAMSAVPSDLELHRSRTMVATVHTNDTAGTFDEDWSMFDDGYSRARLFKVPRVNRYEGAVVHALALYLAESKHALLQAEVVEDLLVLDGPIYPKGLLNWENRDPELRELLVEDKRPRDVVENYVRLVERFANREIPLIGFVKNSSTKAITNAVRGKAEAPWVNDAAFFAKVLERLADGERLTDCLTFTNWFVSRGGADETFSVKGDALGIDRDRPDEDYEVTFFIIYDPRQDIVYKVEAPYAFTKDEELRERLTMQLLCDVARNRGPPKVIGKADELARISQQEKESLKQKLEQTFHADRERTYDDVRWGLDY, from the coding sequence ATGACACTCGACCCGGTCCACTTCGACGGCATCGCCGACCTGGCCCGCCGGATCGAGCAGGACGTGGATGCGAGCGACCACCGCGCGTTCGCAGAGACCGTCTGGAACGAGTTTTTAGACCCGCTCTGGGACGGCAACACCAAAGTCCTCGAACCGCTCGACGAGGTGGCCAGAAAGCGCGTAGACATCGCGGACGTTGCCCTCTGTGACGACCGCTTTCCCACCTGCCACGGCATCGACTCTGGCACCATCAACCCGACGACGTTCAAAAACGGGCTGGTCATCGACGTGGCCCAAGCCGCGATGAGTGCGGTTCCCTCGGATTTGGAACTGCACCGCTCGCGGACGATGGTCGCCACCGTCCACACGAACGACACGGCAGGCACCTTCGACGAAGACTGGTCGATGTTCGATGACGGCTACAGCCGCGCCCGCCTGTTCAAAGTCCCCCGCGTCAATCGCTACGAGGGAGCCGTCGTCCACGCCCTCGCGCTCTATCTCGCAGAGAGCAAACACGCTCTGTTGCAAGCAGAGGTCGTCGAAGACTTACTCGTCCTCGATGGTCCCATCTACCCGAAAGGCCTGTTGAACTGGGAGAACCGCGACCCCGAACTGCGTGAGTTGCTCGTAGAGGACAAACGCCCGCGCGACGTGGTCGAAAACTACGTCCGATTGGTCGAGCGCTTTGCAAACCGCGAAATACCGCTCATCGGCTTCGTGAAAAACTCCTCGACAAAGGCCATCACGAACGCCGTCCGCGGAAAGGCAGAAGCTCCGTGGGTCAACGACGCCGCCTTCTTCGCAAAGGTGCTCGAACGCCTCGCAGACGGCGAGCGCCTGACCGATTGCCTGACGTTCACGAACTGGTTCGTCTCCCGCGGCGGTGCAGACGAGACGTTTTCGGTGAAAGGCGACGCCCTCGGCATCGACCGCGACCGCCCGGACGAGGACTACGAAGTGACATTCTTCATCATCTACGACCCTCGCCAAGACATCGTCTACAAGGTGGAAGCACCGTACGCGTTCACGAAAGACGAAGAACTACGCGAGCGACTCACCATGCAGTTGCTCTGTGACGTGGCGCGCAATCGTGGGCCGCCAAAGGTCATCGGGAAGGCAGACGAGCTCGCACGCATCAGCCAACAGGAAAAAGAGTCGCTCAAACAGAAACTTGAACAGACGTTTCACGCAGACCGCGAGCGCACCTACGACGACGTGCGCTGGGGACTCGATTACTAA